Proteins from a genomic interval of Candidatus Poribacteria bacterium:
- a CDS encoding Gfo/Idh/MocA family oxidoreductase, which yields MKKPIRLGLIGCGGIVQNTHARAYNALTDTIQVTALADIVPENLQKVGERFSVPAENRYADYRDMLEHAAIDAVTIATPHSFHAEQVIEAANAGMAIISEKPMATNLEEADDILSAVRRNSVPYTVVHNYLFNAGMRAAMTELDALGESHFGRSVGMGLKPTDFSANHPTPAFAWRASKAKGGGCIIDTSYHEIYSVCALMQSPVRYVEARVQTLRLDIDVDDIAMLLCEHENGGITTVSGAWCVPATDFGWCEMHAENGSLRVRHRVNVEDALRRFTRADGWKALELSEFNEAEREDASGHVRYFTETFNALAADAPLPVDPKKAYHNLAIIEAAREATTERRAIEIVPP from the coding sequence ATGAAGAAACCCATTCGCTTAGGACTTATTGGCTGTGGCGGGATTGTACAAAATACGCATGCCCGCGCCTATAATGCACTCACAGACACCATTCAGGTAACCGCGCTCGCAGACATCGTCCCAGAAAACCTACAAAAAGTCGGAGAACGGTTCAGCGTCCCAGCAGAGAACCGATATGCAGATTATCGGGATATGCTCGAACATGCAGCGATAGATGCCGTGACCATTGCCACACCTCATTCATTTCACGCCGAGCAGGTTATCGAAGCCGCAAACGCAGGCATGGCTATTATTTCCGAAAAACCGATGGCGACGAACTTGGAAGAGGCTGACGATATTCTATCAGCTGTGCGTCGTAACAGCGTGCCTTATACAGTCGTGCATAACTACCTTTTCAATGCAGGCATGAGAGCAGCGATGACAGAACTTGACGCACTCGGAGAATCTCATTTCGGAAGGAGCGTCGGGATGGGACTAAAACCGACAGATTTTTCAGCGAATCACCCGACACCGGCGTTTGCGTGGCGCGCCAGCAAAGCCAAAGGCGGTGGGTGTATCATTGACACCAGTTACCACGAAATCTATTCCGTTTGTGCTCTGATGCAATCGCCCGTCCGATACGTTGAGGCACGTGTCCAAACCCTCCGTCTCGATATTGATGTCGATGATATCGCCATGTTGCTCTGTGAACACGAAAACGGCGGGATCACGACTGTATCGGGAGCGTGGTGCGTACCTGCCACAGATTTTGGGTGGTGCGAGATGCATGCTGAGAACGGTTCCCTGCGCGTCCGGCATCGCGTAAATGTGGAGGATGCACTCCGTCGTTTCACGAGAGCAGACGGATGGAAAGCGTTAGAGCTCTCAGAATTTAACGAAGCAGAACGCGAAGACGCAAGCGGACATGTCCGCTATTTCACGGAGACCTTTAACGCCCTTGCAGCGGATGCCCCACTACCCGTAGATCCGAAGAAGGCGTATCACAACCTCGCCATTATTGAGGCAGCGCGTGAAGCGACCACAGAACGCCGCGCAATTGAAATTGTACCGCCATAA
- a CDS encoding BrnT family toxin encodes MEFQWDTRKAKENLRKHNVSFQEAITVFSDFLSLTIPDPLHSKIEERLVTIGHSEKQRLLVVVHTERGDVVRIISARKATSYERRTYESSQIESTCPRYA; translated from the coding sequence TTGGAATTTCAATGGGATACTCGTAAAGCGAAAGAAAATTTGAGAAAACATAATGTTTCTTTTCAAGAAGCTATCACCGTCTTTTCGGATTTTCTCTCTTTGACTATTCCAGATCCACTGCATTCAAAAATAGAAGAAAGATTGGTGACTATTGGGCACTCTGAAAAACAGAGACTTTTAGTTGTTGTTCATACAGAGAGAGGCGATGTTGTTCGCATCATTTCTGCTCGAAAAGCGACATCTTATGAAAGGAGAACTTATGAATCAAGCCAGATCGAATCAACATGCCCCAGATATGCTTGA